The Paenibacillus yonginensis genome segment GGAACAAGCATTGAAATCAGGTTTCCTACTGCGAGTTCATAAAACCTAATTAGGTTATTCCTTCAAAGCGGAGGAGGAGGGGGCGGTAAATCCGCCTTCCTTCTTCAGGATGTTATGAACTCCTCTGAATCAATTCCTACTAATTACATTTGCTTAATGAGTATATGTGAAGGGAGAAACAAAGCCATGAATAGGGATCAAGTCTTTATGAAGAGGCGTTTGTTTCGGGCTCCAATCAGTCTTTCTGTCAGATCACACGTCCCGAAGACGGGCGGCGGTTGAACAGATGGCGCAGCCCTTCGCCAAGCACGTTAAAAGTTAATATCGCAAATAAAATGGCCATAGAAGGGATCAGGACGTATTGGAATTTGCTGACGAAAATTTCGGAAATATGGGCAGCTAACATGCTGCCCCAGTCATTGCTGGTATTCAGCATTCCGGCGAAAGAGGAATAACGCTGGGCGATGAAGATGTGAAGCACGCCGAGCTGGCCGATCAGCAGCACCGATTTGCCGAAGTCCAAGCAGAGATTGACGATCAGCTCCGGGGTCATGGCCGGCAGATAGTGGTTTTTGGCCATGCGCAGCGGGCTTAAACCAAGCGCGTTCCCCGCTTCAATGTACAGCTCCTGGGAGATCCGGCTGGTTTGCTGCTGAACGAGCACGGCTACCCGGCCAACCTCGATAAAGGCGAGGAACAAGACGATCCAGAACGTTCGGAGGTGGACCTGAACGAGCAGCGGCAGGCTCATAAACGCAGCAGCAGCAATCAAGGTCGGAAAGAAGGAGAACACATGGTTCAGAATCGAAATCAAGTTGTGGGCGCCCCCTTTTTTATTTCTTGCCATTACGCCCAACGGGAAACCGATCACATAACGCAGCAGAGCAATCGAACCGGCGAGCAGCAGCGTTTCTTTAGCTCCGACGATAATCCGGCTCAA includes the following:
- a CDS encoding ABC transporter permease is translated as MRRNIMLWVGCLMLAILLFVTFVGPYLPFIDVTPVPSRLSDSGKLTLPPYKYSAENPLGSDKFGVDNLSRIIVGAKETLLLAGSIALLRYVIGFPLGVMARNKKGGAHNLISILNHVFSFFPTLIAAAAFMSLPLLVQVHLRTFWIVLFLAFIEVGRVAVLVQQQTSRISQELYIEAGNALGLSPLRMAKNHYLPAMTPELIVNLCLDFGKSVLLIGQLGVLHIFIAQRYSSFAGMLNTSNDWGSMLAAHISEIFVSKFQYVLIPSMAILFAILTFNVLGEGLRHLFNRRPSSGRVI